One part of the Salmo salar chromosome ssa10, Ssal_v3.1, whole genome shotgun sequence genome encodes these proteins:
- the LOC106561731 gene encoding early nodulin-75-like, producing the protein MRHDSVTVKLILPVRLAYRHRKLPVRLAYQHRKLPVRLAYQHRKLPVRLAYQRRKLPVRLAYQHRKLPVRLAYRHRKLPVRLAYQHRKLPVRLAYQHRKLPVRLAYQHSKLPVRLAYQHRKLPVRLAYQHRKLPVRLAYHHRKLPVRLAYQHRKLPVRLAYQHRKLPVRLAYHHRKLPVRLAYQHRKLPVRLAYQHRKLPVRLVYHHRKLPVRLAYQHRKLPVRLAYHHRKLPVRLAYQHRKLPVRLAYQHRKLPVRLAYQHRNLTVRLAYQHRKLPVRLAYRHRKLPVRLAYQHRKLPVRLAYRHRKLPVRLAYRHRKLPVRLAYQHRKLPVRLAYQHRKLPVRLAYHHRKLPVRLAYQHRKVPVRLAYRHRKLPVRLAYHHRKLPVRLAYHHRNLPVRLAYHHRKLPVRLAYISIQTDRQVA; encoded by the coding sequence GATACTCCCAGTCAGACTAGCCTACCGCCACAGGAAACTCCCAGTCAGACTAGCCTACCAGCACAGGAAACTCCCAGTCAGACTAGCCTACCAGCACAGGAAACTCCCAGTCAGACTAGCCTACCAGCGCAGGAAACTCCCAGTCAGACTAGCCTACCAGCACAGGAAACTCCCAGTCAGACTAGCCTACCGCCACAGGAAACTCCCAGTCAGACTAGCCTACCAGCACAGGAAACTCCCAGTCAGACTAGCCTACCAGCACAGGAAACTCCCAGTCAGACTAGCCTACCAGCACAGTAAACTCCCAGTCAGACTAGCCTACCAGCACAGGAAACTCCCAGTCAGACTAGCCTACCAGCACAGGAAACTCCCAGTCAGACTAGCCTACCACCACAGGAAACTCCCAGTCAGACTAGCCTACCAGCACAGGAAACTCCCTGTCAGACTAGCCTACCAGCACAGGAAACTCCCAGTCAGACTAGCCTACCACCACAGGAAACTCCCAGTCAGACTAGCCTACCAGCACAGGAAACTCCCAGTCAGACTAGCCTACCAGCACAGGAAACTCCCAGTCAGACTAGTCTACCACCACAGGAAACTCCCTGTCAGACTAGCCTACCAGCACAGGAAACTCCCTGTCAGACTAGCCTACCACCACAGGAAACTCCCAGTCAGACTAGCCTACCAGCACAGGAAACTCCCAGTCAGACTAGCCTACCAGCACAGGAAACTCCCAGTCAGACTAGCCTACCAGCACAGGAACCTCACAGTCAGACTAGCCTACCAGCACAGGAAACTCCCAGTCAGACTAGCCTACCGCCACAGGAAACTCCCAGTCAGACTAGCCTACCAGCACAGGAAACTCCCAGTCAGACTAGCCTACCGCCACAGGAAACTCCCAGTCAGACTAGCCTACCGCCACAGGAAACTCCCAGTCAGACTAGCCTACCAGCACAGGAAACTCCCAGTCAGACTAGCCTACCAGCACAGGAAACTCCCAGTCAGACTAGCCTACCACCACAGGAAACTCCCAGTCAGACTAGCCTACCAGCACAGGAAAGTCCCAGTCAGACTAGCCTACCGCCACAGGAAACTCCCAGTCAGACTAGCCTACCACCACAGGAAACTCCCAGTCAGACTAGCCTACCACCACAGGAACCTCCCAGTCAGACTAGCCTACCACCACAGGAAACTCCCAGTCAGACTAGCCTACATATCAATCcaaacagacaggcaggtagcctag